One stretch of Tenacibaculum sp. MAR_2010_89 DNA includes these proteins:
- a CDS encoding histidine kinase codes for MWKKIQIVLFFLVTHTLVSQQLKSANYIIKVQVVDIESKKSIPNADVMVNGSFYKYSPIKGRYEIKAKKGDELIVRHSDFNTVHYTIQGNDDIRIEVESTIDKKVFSRVLKNPRSLKKRKRESSYNEYLDSAKFYKKKNIDKSLSFIEKTLKEVESKSRRSASFKVLADIYLYWKQYDLAIENYKASLKEKESAKVRLELAKVESLNKQYSESEQSYLKSLKGRLSAYEKLTAFEGLGDVFKGKKNFTKAEYNYKQALIIAKKNLITPKVTDLNSKLAEVFAEQGKIKKADILFQNSLQLANKENIKRSLKEEQKVADFYNKSGRFDDEIQLRKESLKKAKDINIETEDKETLVDSITSQKINYKIGNAYLQKENYQEAIAFLEKSIDDADKSEDLIIKKDATRKLSEIHETVGDYTKALKSYQDYVKLVDTLYIKKEQEIQQVKRFSKRIFDNQNRIASLEKDKELSDSKINLAYKDQQLVEESNKRQEIIIYSLLGGMLLISLLVYYMYRNIRQQKLANNLLALKSMRSQMNPHFIFNALNSVNSFIAVNDERSANRYLSEFSVLMRSVLENSDEDFIPLSKEIELLQLYVKLEHNRFQDKFEYTISVDEKIPLDKYSIPPMLLQPYIENAIWHGLRYKKEKGNLIISMNQKTENTIMINIEDDGVGRQKSMEMKTKNQLKQKSKGMSTIKNRIGILNDMYQDKISVNVTDNFADGRGTKVELILKKD; via the coding sequence ATGTGGAAAAAAATACAAATAGTACTCTTTTTTTTAGTAACTCATACACTAGTTTCTCAACAATTAAAAAGTGCAAATTATATTATAAAAGTACAAGTAGTTGATATAGAAAGTAAGAAATCAATACCTAACGCTGATGTGATGGTTAATGGTTCTTTTTATAAATATTCTCCAATAAAAGGCAGATATGAAATAAAAGCTAAAAAAGGAGATGAATTAATAGTAAGGCATTCCGATTTTAATACTGTGCATTATACTATTCAGGGTAATGATGATATTCGGATAGAGGTAGAAAGCACTATAGATAAAAAAGTGTTTAGTAGGGTTTTAAAAAATCCTAGATCTCTCAAAAAGAGAAAAAGAGAATCTTCATACAATGAATACCTTGATTCAGCTAAATTTTATAAGAAAAAAAATATAGATAAAAGTTTATCGTTCATAGAAAAAACATTAAAAGAGGTAGAGTCTAAGTCAAGAAGAAGTGCTTCTTTTAAGGTGTTGGCTGATATTTATTTGTATTGGAAACAATATGATTTAGCTATTGAAAATTATAAAGCATCCTTAAAAGAAAAAGAAAGTGCTAAAGTTCGATTAGAACTAGCCAAAGTTGAGTCTTTGAATAAGCAGTATTCTGAAAGCGAACAATCTTATTTAAAAAGTTTAAAAGGAAGGTTAAGTGCTTATGAGAAGTTAACTGCATTTGAAGGTTTAGGTGATGTTTTTAAAGGGAAAAAGAATTTTACAAAGGCAGAATATAACTATAAACAAGCATTAATAATTGCAAAGAAAAATTTAATAACTCCTAAAGTAACAGACTTAAATTCAAAATTAGCTGAAGTGTTTGCTGAACAAGGTAAAATAAAAAAAGCAGATATTTTATTTCAAAATTCATTGCAGTTAGCTAATAAAGAAAATATTAAGCGATCATTAAAAGAAGAACAAAAAGTTGCTGATTTTTATAATAAATCTGGTCGGTTTGATGATGAAATTCAATTACGAAAAGAGAGTTTAAAAAAGGCAAAAGATATTAATATAGAAACAGAAGATAAAGAAACACTTGTAGACTCAATAACTTCACAAAAAATAAATTATAAAATTGGAAATGCATATCTTCAAAAAGAAAATTATCAAGAGGCAATAGCTTTTTTAGAAAAAAGTATTGATGATGCTGATAAAAGTGAAGACTTAATTATAAAAAAAGATGCAACAAGGAAGTTATCTGAAATACACGAAACTGTAGGTGATTACACAAAAGCTTTAAAAAGTTACCAAGATTATGTGAAATTAGTAGATACTTTATATATAAAAAAGGAACAAGAAATACAGCAAGTAAAAAGATTTAGTAAACGAATATTCGATAACCAAAATAGAATTGCAAGTTTAGAAAAAGATAAAGAACTTTCTGATAGTAAAATAAATTTAGCATATAAAGATCAACAATTAGTTGAAGAAAGTAATAAGCGACAAGAAATAATAATTTATTCTTTATTAGGAGGTATGTTGTTAATTAGTTTACTTGTTTATTATATGTATAGAAATATAAGACAGCAAAAATTAGCCAATAATTTACTTGCTTTGAAATCAATGCGTTCGCAAATGAATCCGCATTTTATTTTTAATGCACTAAATTCTGTTAATAGTTTTATAGCTGTAAATGATGAACGAAGTGCTAATCGATATTTATCTGAATTCTCAGTGCTAATGCGTTCTGTACTTGAAAATTCTGATGAAGATTTTATACCACTTTCAAAAGAAATTGAACTTTTACAATTATATGTGAAGTTAGAACATAATAGATTCCAAGATAAATTTGAATATACTATTTCTGTTGATGAAAAAATTCCTTTAGATAAGTATTCTATCCCGCCAATGCTTTTACAACCCTATATTGAAAATGCTATATGGCATGGGCTTCGATATAAGAAAGAAAAAGGGAATCTTATTATTTCTATGAATCAGAAAACAGAAAATACCATAATGATAAACATTGAAGATGATGGTGTGGGTAGACAAAAGTCAATGGAAATGAAAACAAAAAATCAGCTAAAGCAAAAGTCAAAAGGAATGAGTACTATAAAAAATAGAATAGGCATTCTTAATGATATGTATCAAGATAAAATATCAGTAAATGTAACTGATAATTTTGCTGATGGAAGAGGTACAAAAGTCGAATTAATATTAAAAAAAGATTAA